A region from the Dysidea avara chromosome 15, odDysAvar1.4, whole genome shotgun sequence genome encodes:
- the LOC136245735 gene encoding dynein axonemal heavy chain 10-like isoform X1 yields the protein MQLEDNLEGLFADLKRPPDTLEDLKFVLSVIANIRATSLTVELKYRDIRERYRTLVMYDVQVPEEELKLSDGLEQMWLDLFKEAKMVDHSLVAEEEVHNNNL from the exons GGGTTGTTTGCAGATCTGAAGAGACCACCTGATACTTTAGAAGATCTCAAATTTGTTCTCAGTGTTATTGCCAATATTAGAGCAACTTCTTTAACTGTGGAATTGAAATATCGTGACATTCGTGAGAGATATCGTACTCTAGTGATGTATGATGTACAG GTTCCCGAAGAGGAGCTTAAGTTGTCTGATGGACTAGAGCAAATGTGGCTGGACTTGTTCAAGGAGGCTAAAATGGTTGACCATAGTCTAGTGGCTGAAGAAGAAGTTCACAATA ATAACTTGTGA
- the LOC136245735 gene encoding dynein axonemal heavy chain 10-like isoform X2 — MKTGLFADLKRPPDTLEDLKFVLSVIANIRATSLTVELKYRDIRERYRTLVMYDVQVPEEELKLSDGLEQMWLDLFKEAKMVDHSLVAEEEVHNNNL; from the exons GGGTTGTTTGCAGATCTGAAGAGACCACCTGATACTTTAGAAGATCTCAAATTTGTTCTCAGTGTTATTGCCAATATTAGAGCAACTTCTTTAACTGTGGAATTGAAATATCGTGACATTCGTGAGAGATATCGTACTCTAGTGATGTATGATGTACAG GTTCCCGAAGAGGAGCTTAAGTTGTCTGATGGACTAGAGCAAATGTGGCTGGACTTGTTCAAGGAGGCTAAAATGGTTGACCATAGTCTAGTGGCTGAAGAAGAAGTTCACAATA ATAACTTGTGA